The following proteins are encoded in a genomic region of Musa acuminata AAA Group cultivar baxijiao chromosome BXJ2-11, Cavendish_Baxijiao_AAA, whole genome shotgun sequence:
- the LOC103971930 gene encoding uncharacterized protein LOC103971930, with translation MAATVLAMSIASPATPVPAVRRNFALRLRRASHVCCLGSSSASPSSTHSKSHGESITKIAADPGGNVVVRIAPASESTIERVIFDFRFLALLAVGGSLAGSVLCFLNGCVYIVDAYKVYWSSCVKGVHTGQMVLRLVEAIDVYLAGTVMLIFGMGLYGLFISNVPPGIPSGIDRALKGSSLFGMFALKERPKWMQISSLDELKTKVGHVIVMILLVKMFERSKMVTIATGQDLLSYSICIFLSSASLYILHNLHRPE, from the exons ATGGCCGCCACCGTCCTTGCCATGTCCATCGCCTCGCCAGCGACTCCCGTCCCCGCAGTTCGCAGGAACTTCGCGCTCCGTCTTCGTCGGGCGAGCCACGTCTGTTGCCTcggctcctcctccgcctcgccCTCTTCGACTCACTCGAAGTCTCACGGCGAAAGCATCACCAAGATCGCCGCCGATCCCGGCGGTAATGTTGTCGTCCGTATCGCGCCGGCCAGCGAGTCCACGATCGAAAGG GTGATTTTTGATTTCCGCTTCTTGGCCTTACTAGCTGTTGGAGGTTCACTTGCTGGCTCAGTACTATGCTTTTTGAAT GGTTGTGTTTACATAGTTGATGCCTACAAAGTATACTGGTCAAGCTGTGTTAAAGGGGTTCATACTGGCCAGATGGTACTCCGATTAGTTGAGGCAATTG ATGTCTACCTAGCTGGAACTGTCATGTTGATATTTGGTATGGGTTTATATGGACTTTTTATCAGCAACGTACCCCCTGGAATACCTTCTGGTATTGATCGTGCTCTAAAGGGATCTTCTTTGTTTGGGATGTTTGCTCTAAAG GAGCGGCCGAAGTGGATGCAGATCAGTTCACTTGACGAGTTGAAAACAAAGGTTGGGCATGTCATAGTCATGATTCTTCTGGTGAAGATGTTCGAAAGGAGCAAAATGGTAACCATAGCTACGGGCCAGGATCTTCTAAGTTACTCGATATGCATATTCTTGTCATCGGCATCCTTGTACATTTTGCACAATCTTCATAGGCCCGAGTGA
- the LOC135626697 gene encoding xylan glycosyltransferase MUCI21-like: MNRQQRNASALPTPAQVSHLVVVEKERKSGFLHRAFPLLLLTLYAVGSVLRLALSSPFPSSFVQPSAASSFSAEPRQDVESLRTHIASETNHLQVHEENPGDPPLPCSARIDGRTEGAAAANRDEALVCCDRSHVRSDLCYARGDVRTDSRSSSILVYGAADGKSAAPATEEKIRPYTRKWDTEITRTIQEISIRPMPSAAINGSQTRACDVRHEGVPGLLLSNGGYTGNLYHEFSDGLVPLYVTAERFKGEVVLVVAEYRPWWLARYGPVLQRLTNYELVDFSRDTRVHCFSEMIVGLRIHGELIIDPWLMPNGNSIQDFQGLLREGYSSVVQPRTVPPETPPFLRPLLRSSRHDHSQQHGSSNHRPRIAIFVRKGCRVLLNLREVVRACQRIGFDVQLIEPKRSTPLDVIYRALAPADVMLAVHGAAMTHFLFMRPAAVLIQIVPLGLEKPAEEFYGGPARRLGLEYMAYNITPEESSLAKVYDRQSPVLLNTSVITSKGWMEMKKIYLDRQNVRVNVKRFTKLLAQAHTMSVDYRKGFRQQRVKD, encoded by the exons ATGAATCGTCAGCAGAGGAACGCATCGGCGCTCCCGACGCCGGCACAAGTATCGCACCTGGTGGTCgtcgagaaggaaaggaagagcgGCTTCCTTCACCGTGCCTTCCCGTTGCTCCTCCTGACGCTGTATGCCGTCGGCTCCGTTCTTCGGCTGGCTCTGTCCTCCCCGTTCCCTTCCTCCTTTGTGCAGCCATCTGCTGCTTCTTCAT TTTCTGCAGAACCACGGCAAGACGTGGAATCCTTGAGGACCCATATCGCATCGGAGACCAACCACCTGCAGGTCCATGAGGAGAACCCGGGCGATCCGCCGCTCCCGTGTTCCGCTCGCATCGACG GTCGAACGGAGGGAGCGGCGGCCGCGAACAGAGACGAGGCGCTGGTGTGCTGCGACCGGAGCCACGTCCGGAGCGACCTTTGCTACGCGAGGGGGGACGTCCGTACCGACTCTCGGTCATCGTCCATCCTGGTGTACGGAGCAGCAGACGGGAAGTCGGCGGCGCCGGCGACGGAGGAGAAGATTCGGCCCTACACGAGGAAGTGGGACACAGAGATCACCCGCACGATCCAGGAGATCTCCATCCGGCCCATGCCGTCCGCCGCCATCAACGGCAGCCAAACCCGGGCCTGCGACGTGCGGCACGAGGGCGTGCCGGGGCTGCTCCTCTCCAACGGCGGCTACACCGGGAACCTGTACCACGAGTTCAGCGACGGGCTGGTCCCGCTCTACGTGACGGCGGAGCGGTTCAAGGGGGAGGTGGTGCTCGTGGTGGCGGAGTACCGCCCCTGGTGGTTGGCCCGCTACGGCCCGGTGCTGCAGCGGCTGACCAACTACGAGCTGGTGGACTTCAGCAGGGACACCCGGGTCCATTGCTTCTCGGAGATGATCGTCGGCTTGCGGATCCACGGCGAGCTCATCATCGACCCCTGGCTCATGCCGAACG GTAATAGCATTCAGGACTTCCAAGGACTCCTCCGTGAAGGATACAGCAGCGTCGTCCAGCCCAGGACAGTGCCGCCGGAGACGCCTCCGTTTCTGCGCCCACTGCTGCGATCGTCGCGGCACGACCACAGCCAGCAGCACGGCAGCAGCAACCACCGTCCGAGGATCGCCATCTTCGTGCGCAAGGGCTGCAGAGTGCTGCTGAACCTGCGGGAGGTGGTGAGGGCGTGCCAAAGGATCGGGTTCGACGTGCAGCTCATCGAGCCAAAGCGCTCCACGCCGCTGGACGTGATCTACCGCGCGCTGGCGCCCGCGGACGTGATGCTGGCCGTCCACGGCGCCGCCATGACGCACTTCCTCTTCATGCGCCCTGCCGCCGTCCTCATTCAGATCGTGCCGCTGGGGCTGGAGAAGCCGGCGGAGGAGTTCTACGGAGGGCCCGCCCGGAGGCTTGGCTTGGAGTACATGGCCTACAACATAACACCGGAGGAGAGCTCGCTGGCCAAGGTGTATGACCGGCAGAGTCCGGTGCTGTTGAACACGAGCGTCATCACCAGCAAAGGGTGGATGGAGATGAAGAAGATCTACCTGGACAGGCAAAACGTGAGAGTCAACGTCAAAaggttcaccaagcttcttgctcAAGCACACACCATGTCTGTGGACTACAGGAAAGGTTTTAGGCAACAGCGAGTGAAGGACTAG
- the LOC103971931 gene encoding phospholipase A1-Igamma1, chloroplastic, whose product MAIACRKLQLRFLGLPRSLPSLARQPLPCLLPARSSPIPVLRAVRRTAKARTLSAVKDDQSLSSIITELEQEQEEDETAAGEDVTRRLPERWSEIHGRDDWAGLLDPMDPLLRSELIRYGEFAQACYDSFDYDPFSRYCGSCKYNRRRFFSSLGLEGIGYEVTRYLYATSNINLPNFFTKSRAGAKIWSQRANWMGYVAVSDDETTARLGRRDIVVAWRGTVTRLEWIADLMDFLRPVTSVGIPCPDPSVKVESGFAELYTGKDPTCRFCKYSAREQLLTEVRKLVELHSRAGEEVSISVTGHSLGSALAMLSAYDIAEMGLNVGEGGERVATTVFSFSGPRVGNGHFKERFEGLGIKAIRVVNVHDTVPKVPGILFNERVPAFLRRLAEALPWSYSHIGVELPLDHRRSPFLKETVDPSCFHNLEAHLHLLDGYHGKGHRFVLASGRDPALVNKACDFLKEHHMVPPFWRQDENKGMSRAHDGRWVQTDRQEVDDHPEDTQHHVQRLGLADDHHH is encoded by the coding sequence ATGGCGATCGCATGCCGAAAGCTTCAGCTCCGCTTCCTCGGCCTCCCCCGATCCCTCCCTTCTCTCGCTCGGCAACCTCTGCCGTGCCTTCTTCCTGCTCGATCCTCGCCGATCCCGGTGCTACGTGCGGTCCGCCGGACCGCAAAAGCACGTACCTTGTCGGCGGTCAAGGATGATCAGTCTCTGTCCTCGATCATCACCGAGCTCGAGCAGGAACAAGAAGAAGATGAGACGGCGGCTGGGGAGGACGTTACCCGCCGTCTCCCTGAGCGGTGGAGTGAGATCCACGGCCGCGACGACTGGGCAGGTCTGTTGGACCCCATGGACCCGCTGCTGCGGTCGGAGCTCATCCGCTACGGTGAGTTCGCGCAGGCCTGCTATGACTCCTTCGACTACGACCCCTTCTCCCGCTACTGCGGCAGCTGCAAGTACAACCGCCGCAGGTTCTTCTCCAGCCTTGGGTTGGAAGGGATTGGCTACGAGGTGACACGGTACCTGTACGCCACCTCCAACATCAACCTCCCCAACTTCTTCACCAAGTCGCGGGCGGGCGCCAAGATCTGGAGCCAGCGGGCCAACTGGATGGGCTACGTCGCGGTGTCGGATGACGAGACCACGGCCCGCCTCGGCCGCCGCGACATCGTGGTGGCGTGGCGGGGGACGGTGACGAGGCTGGAGTGGATCGCGGACCTGATGGACTTCCTCCGGCCGGTGACCTCGGTGGGGATCCCATGCCCGGACCCGTCCGTCAAGGTCGAGTCCGGGTTTGCGGAGCTGTACACCGGCAAGGACCCGACGTGCCGTTTCTGCAAGTACTCGGCCCGGGAGCAGCTGCTGACGGAGGTGCGGAAGCTGGTGGAGCTCCACAGCAGGGCCGGGGAGGAGGTGAGCATCTCGGTGACGGGGCACAGCCTGGGCAGCGCCCTCGCGATGCTGAGCGCGTACGACATCGCGGAGATGGGGCTCAACGTGGGAGAGGGCGGCGAGAGGGTGGCCACCACGGTGTTCTCCTTCTCCGGGCCGAGGGTGGGGAACGGGCACTTCAAGGAGCGGTTCGAGGGGCTGGGAATCAAGGCCATCCGGGTGGTGAACGTGCACGACACGGTGCCGAAGGTGCCGGGCATCCTGTTCAACGAGCGGGTGCCGGCGTTCCTGCGGAGGTTGGCGGAGGCGCTGCCGTGGAGCTACAGCCACATCGGGGTGGAGCTGCCGCTGGACCACAGGCGCTCGCCATTCCTCAAGGAGACGGTGGATCCCTCCTGCTTCCACAACTTGGAAGCCCATCTGCACCTACTCGACGGCTACCACGGCAAGGGTCACAGATTTGTGCTGGCCAGCGGGAGAGACCCGGCGCTGGTGAACAAGGCGTGCGACTTCCTCAAGGAGCATCACATGGTGCCACCGTTCTGGCGGCAGGACGAGAACAAGGGGATGTCCCGAGCTCACGACGGGCGGTGGGTGCAGACCGATCGGCAAGAGGTCGACGACCACCCCGAGGACACGCAACATCACGTTCAGCGTCTGGGTCTTGCGGACGATCATCATCATTAG